One window of the Candidatus Rokuibacteriota bacterium genome contains the following:
- the aroQ gene encoding type II 3-dehydroquinate dehydratase — protein MRKAILVLHGPNLNLLGAREPEVYGRLTLAQVNREIERYAKRRGVRIQCRQSNHEGELIEAIQTAEQRGFGAIVFIPGAFTHYALALRDAVAAVRLPVIEVHLSNIHAREEFRRHSVIAPAARGQISGFGLRSYLLGVEAALGAIEVQK, from the coding sequence ATGAGGAAAGCGATCCTGGTCCTTCACGGTCCGAACCTGAACCTGCTGGGCGCCCGGGAGCCCGAGGTCTACGGCCGTCTCACGCTGGCGCAGGTGAACCGGGAGATCGAGCGCTACGCCAAGCGGCGCGGCGTGCGGATCCAGTGCCGGCAGTCCAACCACGAGGGCGAGCTGATCGAGGCGATCCAGACGGCCGAGCAGCGGGGGTTCGGCGCGATCGTGTTCATCCCGGGCGCGTTCACCCATTACGCGCTGGCGCTCCGCGATGCGGTCGCCGCCGTGCGGCTGCCCGTGATCGAGGTGCATCTCTCCAACATTCACGCCCGGGAAGAGTTCCGACGCCATTCGGTGATCGCCCCGGCCGCCCGCGGTCAGATCTCGGGCTTCGGTCTCCGGAGCTACCTCCTCGGCGTG
- a CDS encoding diguanylate cyclase has protein sequence MAKRAKVLFAEGPRGDAGIVGRTLAEIGCRVKVAGPGPDLLTTARQWRPDLIILGVGKTRPAPATVLQLLRGDARTRTVPILILLDSRPSPRAWAQAARADDVVRRPVATQELAMRVRGLLRLSTLARDTHLKLKRVQAQARIDNLTGLATHGAFKDRIVRELPRAERYQRPLSLLMADVDHFKHYNDSFGHPAGDRLLRLVGRMVASQVRQVDFGARYGGDEFAVILPETSKAAACVAAERLRVAVEMHPFPRSQSQPLGKVTVSVGVATFPDDATTHEKLLEAADRALYQAKADGRNLVRGAGDWSPHGAGDER, from the coding sequence ATGGCCAAGCGGGCGAAGGTGCTGTTCGCGGAGGGCCCCCGCGGCGACGCAGGGATCGTCGGGCGTACGCTTGCCGAGATCGGATGTCGCGTGAAAGTCGCCGGGCCCGGACCCGACCTCCTCACGACGGCGAGGCAGTGGCGGCCGGATCTGATCATCCTGGGCGTGGGCAAGACGCGCCCGGCGCCGGCCACGGTCCTCCAGCTCCTCCGTGGCGACGCGCGTACCCGAACTGTCCCGATCCTGATCCTGCTCGACTCGCGGCCTTCGCCCAGGGCGTGGGCCCAGGCGGCGCGCGCCGATGACGTGGTGCGGCGGCCGGTGGCCACGCAAGAGCTTGCCATGCGCGTGCGGGGCCTCCTCCGGCTGAGCACGCTCGCGCGCGACACTCACCTGAAGCTCAAGCGCGTCCAGGCCCAGGCGCGGATCGACAACCTCACGGGCCTCGCCACCCACGGTGCATTCAAGGACCGCATCGTGCGCGAGCTCCCGCGCGCCGAGCGGTACCAGCGGCCCCTCTCGCTGCTCATGGCCGACGTTGATCACTTCAAGCACTACAACGACAGCTTCGGCCACCCGGCCGGTGACCGGCTCCTGCGCCTGGTCGGGCGCATGGTGGCGAGCCAGGTCCGCCAGGTGGACTTCGGGGCGCGTTATGGCGGCGACGAGTTCGCCGTCATCCTTCCCGAGACGAGCAAGGCCGCTGCGTGCGTGGCGGCGGAGCGCCTCCGCGTCGCCGTCGAGATGCACCCGTTCCCCCGCAGCCAGTCCCAGCCCCTCGGCAAGGTCACGGTGTCGGTCGGCGTCGCCACCTTTCCCGACGACGCCACCACGCACGAGAAGCTCCTCGAGGCGGCCGATCGCGCGCTTTACCAGGCGAAGGCCGACGGCCGCAACCTGGTCCGGGGCGCCGGCGACTGGTCCCCGCACGGTGCGGGGGATGAGAGATGA
- a CDS encoding ZIP family metal transporter has translation MTSYQWSLVLGTVAGFADLLGALVLTRKAHWDRTFLKYCVAVGAGFMLATAFVRMLPESAEKLRHAFLFVLAGYFSIHLFEHTVAPHFHFGEEEHPEALLEPSVGYLALLGLGVHTFFDGVAIASGFLVGPSLGFLLFFAVLLHKLPEGFTIASLMLASGRSRRAAAGAAALLGGSTLLGVLLTSLLAEFGGPALALSAGVTIYVAASDLIPEVNRERGLGLAWAVFGGLVLFAVADWVVSSAGLH, from the coding sequence ATGACCTCCTACCAGTGGAGCCTGGTCCTCGGCACCGTGGCGGGCTTCGCCGACCTGCTGGGCGCGCTCGTGCTCACGCGGAAGGCGCACTGGGACCGGACCTTCCTCAAGTACTGCGTCGCCGTCGGCGCCGGCTTCATGCTGGCCACGGCCTTCGTCCGGATGCTCCCCGAATCGGCGGAGAAGCTCCGCCACGCGTTCCTCTTCGTCCTCGCCGGCTACTTCAGCATCCATCTCTTCGAGCACACGGTCGCTCCCCACTTTCACTTCGGCGAGGAAGAGCACCCGGAGGCGCTGCTGGAGCCTTCGGTGGGTTACCTGGCGCTCCTGGGCCTGGGCGTGCACACCTTCTTCGACGGCGTCGCGATCGCGTCCGGGTTCCTCGTCGGCCCCTCGCTCGGCTTCCTCCTCTTTTTCGCGGTCCTGCTCCACAAGCTGCCGGAGGGATTCACGATCGCCTCGCTCATGCTGGCCTCGGGGCGGAGCCGCAGGGCCGCGGCCGGCGCCGCCGCGCTACTGGGTGGATCCACGCTGCTTGGAGTCCTCCTGACCTCGCTGCTCGCCGAGTTCGGGGGGCCCGCCCTGGCGCTCTCGGCGGGGGTCACGATCTACGTCGCCGCCTCGGACCTGATCCCAGAGGTCAACCGGGAGCGGGGCCTCGGACTGGCCTGGGCCGTGTTCGGCGGCCTGGTGCTGTTCGCCGTCGCGGACTGGGTCGTCTCCTCGGCCGGGCTGCACTGA